In the genome of Bacillus thuringiensis, the window CGAATTTAATAAATGCTTTTGAGTCTAATTTCCCGCCATCTTTCTCAGCTGCAAATGCAGACGTCCCTACTGATACTGATGATAATGTTACCGCTCCAATTAATGCTAATTTTGCTAGTTTCATAGTTTTATACCCCTTTATAATCATTTTTCAATTCATTTATTCTTAATTTTCAATCTTATAAAAGCTTAGTTTGGTGTATCTTCTAAAGTCCAAGTTAACTCAGCTGAATATTTCGCACCTTTTTCTTTCGCTGTCGTACCTGGTACGAATAAGCTCACACTCTGTTTACCTTGTTCTGTCCCTTTACCAAATGCAGTCGTCCAATCACCCATACCTTTATTCTTTGCGGCAGTAGTAATTTCCACCGCATCTCCACCTGGAGCTAGTGTTACTTTATTTTTAAATGTTGTAGGTGCATATTGTGCATCAGTTACAGAATTTACAACTGGGTTACTTAAGCTTAAAGCTGCATTTGTTAACTCACTATTACCACTTTTAAATTGTGCATTTTGCTTTACTTTTAATTTCCATCCTGCATTTGTACCACGGTTATCTGTTACAGATATGAAGTTAGGTACTTCAACTGTTTTAGTCGCTTGTTTTACTTTATCCAGTTTTGCAAAGTACGTTTGATCATTACCAGAGATAACTTGCTCGCCGAAGTGTAAGTTA includes:
- a CDS encoding WxL domain-containing protein; translated protein: MKLAKLALIGAVSLTSVAAVGTSAFAEEKANMKSKTDVTFIEDTSTTDPNNPETPNEKVTPENPGDHEKGTKGPLSINYVSNLHFGEQVISGNDQTYFAKLDKVKQATKTVEVPNFISVTDNRGTNAGWKLKVKQNAQFKSGNSELTNAALSLSNPVVNSVTDAQYAPTTFKNKVTLAPGGDAVEITTAAKNKGMGDWTTAFGKGTEQGKQSVSLFVPGTTAKEKGAKYSAELTWTLEDTPN